The genomic DNA AGAGTTATAAGTTGGCaggaagtttttttctttctttaataatgTCATTCCATCGTTCTGATATCCACGGCCAGTCTTAATGTTGCACCTTTGAAGGTAATGTGTCTACTGTTCTCTAgcagattttcagatttttctcttactttggttttcagcaatttCACTGTGACATGCCCAGCATaggtttctttgtatttattctacCTGAGGTTTACTGAGTTCCTTGAAATTGTGAGTTATTATGCCTTTCATTAGTTTTGGAAAATTCTAGGCCATCATCTCTTCAAACATTGCTTGTACCTTATTCAATTTTTCCCTTAGGCCACGTGAGTATGTACCAAATAAATCTTATGCTCTGTTCTggatttcttaaaatttcttttctcattgtGTTTCActataatatttttctaatgaCCAGTTTGCTATTTCTTACTTCTGCTGTATCTAGACTGCTATTAAATCCatctaatgactttttttttctttttttttttttttttaatgaaactctctaggagttaagccagcattttatttatttatttttatttttggctgtgttgggtctttgtttctgtgcgagggctttctctagttgcggcaagcggggccactcttcatcgcggtgcgtgggcctttcaccgtcgcggcctgtcttgttgtggggcacaggctccagacgcgcaggctcagtagttgtggctcacgggcccagttgctccacggcatatgggatcctcccagacctgggcgcgaacccacatcccctgcattgacaggcagactctcaaccactgcgccaccagggaagccccatctaaTGACTTTTTAAGTTCGAATATCATGTTGTTGGTTCTAAAAtgtccatttgattctttttatagattccagTATTGTTTAAATTCcccatctttttttatttatttgtcttttcctcttcttttctttttttttgtatttttttggctgtgccccgtggcttgtgggatcttagttccttgaccagggatcaaacctgggccccctgaagtggaagctcagagtcctaaccactggaatgccagggaattcccttatttTCTTGAACATGTTAatcatagtaattttaaaaattattttctgaataatGCCAATATCCAAATTATTTTGGgtctcattcttttgtcttttattttccttagctTTTAgtcatttttgtctgtttttcacatacctcataattttttattggatgttGGACATTACTGTTGAAAGATTATAGAGGTTTTGGATGATAACGATTCTCCAAAGAAAGCTGTTTTCTTCTAGCGGGCAGAGCATTGGCAGATCACCTTGATCCTGTCAAGGCTTGGTTTGAGGCACTGTTAAGGCTGATCCATTTCAGCTTTACACTTACTCCTAGGGCATGACCCTTAACCTGGAGGATGAGGCCCTTCTGGCTTCTTAATTGAAAGCCTGCGTTGTCACTCAAGGCTCCTTGACCTTTTGGGGGGCTTGAATTCCAGCCTCTCTCACCAGCAACTCTGTATCTGAGAAAATTTCagctaagttctttttttttttcttttaacatctttattggagtataattgctttacaatggtgtgttagtttctgctttataacaaagtgaatcagctatgcatatacatatatccccatatcccctccctcttgctcagCTAAGTCCTTAAATCTTCCAGATGCTGTTTTCTGCTGACCTCTTAGAGTCTAATCCTGTGCATGTGCAACTTGGAAGACGGCCAGCGACTGAGGAGAACTTGTAGGCAGATCTTAGGGGGTGGGGGTTGCCTGTGGTGTCCTTACCTCTGGGATTTTCGTCTCTCCAGTCCTAGCCATTTTCATGGCCCTGAATTCTAACTTCTGTCTCTGCAGCTTAGTCCAATAGCTGTTTTCTAGTTGGGCTCAAGTCTCCCGTGCTGGCATTTGGAAAATGGTCTTAGGAAAAGAGCTATGGCTTGTAACCCCTCGAGTTCTGCTTGTGTTGGTAATTCTCCAATGCCTTTTAACAGTTGTTTTATAAATGTTGTCTAGCTTTTTTATATAGCTCTTTTCTATGGGAAGATTAGTCTAGAACAAGCTGCTCTGTCATGGCAAGATTCAGAAGTCCTCCATCTAGGTTTTTGTCTTTATAAACATTTGATaagctttaaatattttctttctttctttttttcccttcagatttTCTAACCTCTTAGGATTATGTAACCCAGActaaatatgcaaaataaatatatttttcagaacTGGCTCATAAGATATATTGATATCTAGCAAAGTCAAAATCTTTTGGTCAGATATTACAAACTTGTACTTATGTTTGAACCAGAAGCATGCATGATAAAATTAGAGTTGTTTCTTTTAGCTTATCCAATAAAAACATAACTAATGTTATGTAAAGTATATAAGTTCCTTAAAGTGTTGTTTCCTAACCTATTAACTATTTTTGTGTGAAATATATACTCTGATATTATGGATGTTTGCAGGTCCCGACACAGGCGATTTTCTTACAGCCAGTCTAAATCTCGCTCCAAATCACTACCAAGGCGATCTACCTCAGCAAGGCAGTCAAGAACCCCAAGAAGGAATTCTGGTTCTAGAGGACGGTCAAGGTCCAAGTCCTTGCAAAAAAGGTCCAAGTCGATAGGAAAATCACAATCAAGCTCACCTCAAAAGCAGACCAGCTCAGGAACAAAATCAAGATCACATGGAAGACATTCTGACTCCATAGCAAGATCCCCATGTAAATCTCCCAAAGGGTTTACCAATTCTGAAACTAAAGCACAAACAGCAAAACACTCTCATTTTCGATCACATTCCAGATCTCGGAGTTATCGTCATAAAAACAGTTGGTGAACAGCAACAGAAGAGTGCTACGTAGTATTTAATATGTTATTAAACCTCTcattatgttaaataaaaattcttcaaGGCTTACAGAAAAAGTGAGTTGATATTAGTTACTTTGGGCATGTGCAAGAGATAAAATCTCTCTAGCTTGGGTTAATGAAGATTTGGTCTCGATTTAAGGGCCCATACCACAAATTATGATGTGAGTAATGTCCCATTTTATGGACCATTTTTTGTTTACATTGTGGCAGAAGGGTACTTTTCAaaggaaatggataaaatggAACTAATTTGGAAAATTGGACTTGGATGTTAAGtattaataatactaataacTTTTACAAAAGTTTTTTTACTTTAAAGCACTTTCCTTTCATGTAAAAAGTAATTATGACTGTATAATCGCATAGGGCAAACTTAAGACTATTTGACATCTTACgtctcctttttgttttctctttaaactTGGGCCAATTCCTGATGGGTATTAATTCATATTACAAAATTCTGACATTTCTAAAAGTAGAGTTTATAGAGAGATCAAGCATTCAAAAGATACATTCTTTCCTGAGCTCAGAAAAGGTTTATTTTTACTGGGTGGAACAGTATAGATAAGTAGACATTAAATTGCATCCTATACCATATTTATTCACTTCAGAAATATCGAAACGTTATAAAAATTCTGAGTTTTGAATGGTTTGAGACTACTCTAAAAATGATGTGCAACACTCATAGTCCAAAAAATTCATATCAAGCCTTACACATTTGAAGAGTGGTACATTTTGTATAAAAATCATACTTTATACCATTAATTCTGCATACCTACTTTTCATCtattgcttaatttttctttttagagctCTAGCTGACGACTTTAAATTGTATAGAAtaagtcttatttatttttggaaatgttTAGTACCTTGTATTAAGAAACTCAAGACTGCCTCCTCAAAAAACAACTTTGCAGTATTGGGATTTACATTACACTGCCCTTCATTTTTTTAAGCCAAATAGCTTTATTGATATTCATTGCTTTTGTAGTTGTTAAAActaagaatttctttaaaaatgtgtttgtagATTATGTTTTTCAGAGGGTTTTGGTAGTATTTGTGATAAAATGGTTTTGCATATGGTTATTATAGGGGATATATTTATAGAGCTCTACTTGTGTACCTTGTTGAATTAcattgaaattaaaagttctcagCCCATACAGTTAATATTTGTATCTAGAgtgctttagaaaaaaaatatgtcttaTATTTTTAGCATATAGGAGCCAATATTGCTTCTATTCTGAAtacaaattccattttttttttttgcattttacatcCTGTGTAAGAAATaactttacaaaataatttatatgcTGGTAATATTTGGACAGGTACCGTAAATTCATGTATACTGTACTTTCTGAGTAGATTTTCTCTATCATagcaaaatttatttcaaaattatagcTCTTTGAAGTgttcaaatataataaaaatttagttATAAAATTATGTGGCAGTATTGAAAATTGAGAGGACAGTCTGAAGAAAGAGCAAGacaaatactaattttttttatcttctaaataaatgtttgggtttacacacacatatatgtagttATTCCAGATACTAACTAGGAGTTGATTGTAGTGTCTTTACATGTAATCATTATATCTTAGTAAAAAGTTAATAAGGCAGTGTTTCTGAACATGCTTAATCCTTCGATTTACCTCTGATTTGGTTTTCCACTGTAATCCCTGGGCTGCTTAGGAGGATTGTGTTTGGTTTGATGGAAAAACTGGAATGATAATAGTTTAAACTTTCTGATCATTTACTATGTGCTTGGCACTGCTCTGTAAGTTTTACATTACTCACTCATCACAACAGCTTTATGAGGTCAGTACCACTGCAGATAACGTAAGTGAGacgcagagaggttaaatgacatgCACAAGGTCACACAACCATTACACTTCGGAGCTGGGTGGTGGCTGGGCTCCACACGGCCCTCCCTGATCACCGTGCTTGTCTTTTTGGAAGAGAAAAGTCTTTGACAGATCTATGCTAAACTAAGATAATAttgagaggaaaaggagagaatagAATTTGGAAAGGAAATGATTATAGGGTTCAGTGAAAATGGGTTCTGTGACTGAGTGGAAATTGATTGGCAGTTGTGCTGATATCCTGGAAAATTGTCCTCTGGGTACATCTATTCTAGGGTTCACTTCTGCTGTAGAATTGTTTCTTGGACCTTTTAAGAGAGGATACTTAGGGTAAGATTGTTAAATAAAGCAAATGTATCACACATCTGTGATCATTTCCTTTAAAGATAATGTATTTACTCAGGTACTTCCTATGTTTAGTGTAGGGGCACTACCTACCTCCATTTGTTCAAGAATCATAGAGGATAAGTTAATGTCAAAGAAGATAAAGGTGGCCACCATGACTGCTTGGTTTCTTCTCCCCATGAATAATACACAATTTCTGTACAGCAGCTGGTATTTTGTAGCTGCAAACGTAATGGGGGAATATGCCAAATTTTTTATCTGGAGTCTGGGGTTTAATCTTGTGCCACTgggctgtttatttttaaatgtaaaatattaactaATTTCAGGACTTTATATGTTATCTGAGATACGACTATTCTAAGACATGCTGTTGTATTCAAATAAATACGAATTTCTGCGTTTATTCCAATTCCATTGCATGAAGCAAAATTAGTCGAAGTTTAAAGGAAGAAGCGTTTAGAAATACTTCTGTAATTCTTCTATACTACATTAAAATTGTAATTTCTTATTTagagttaaaaattaaatttgttttccaaACAGTGTGGTAGACTATTTGGGGTatctgtataaataaatacatgctaCTTATGCAGAAGATCTTAATCTGGTATCATGAAACCGAAGCTTCAGATCTAGGTCCTGTAGGTATTCAAACAAGTCCGTGACCCTCGGTATTTTAAGGACCAGTGGTTCAGTGAGACGTACGGATATTAGTCTCAAAACTCATATATTTGATTAGAAAAATTTAAGTATTAAATGAAGATTACAAACTTAGCATCTAAATTACTCCCTTGATGAAACTAGGGTATTTAGGATCATAACATTAGCTCTGGCATTGATCTAACCATGTCAGTTTAGGCCCTCTGGAAATTTTATATCATGTACCTTTAAAAAGATGctcttaaaattaaacaaattaaccACAGCTTTGTGCATCCCAGACAAGGCCCCATTGCCTCACATAGACAGCCTTGGGGGAGTAAGCACTTCACTCCTGACTGGGCTAGGGCCTGGCCCCACTGCTTAGAGAATGCCCCTAACGCACTGATCCCATCCCAGGAACACCACAGAGCTGGGACAGCCCACAGAGAAGGTGAATGGACTGTAATTGATGGATTGACTGTGATTATGGAATTAAATTGGGTACATCTTTTGAAAAGAAGCAAATAAAGCGTAAAGATATTATAGTCAAAAACCTATTTAGAAATATAATATTCCCTTATAGAAGTGTTAGATATTCCAGGTTGATTGAACTTCATTCAAGTTAAAACAGTActttacaataatgacaaataccattttttatttaaaggaatCATGTGAGGaaagacagtttaaaaatatacataggaTACTATACCACATCAGTAGTATTTTCCCAAAAAAAAggtataatgtttttattttggggAAAGGGTTATATGATCAGTCTTTCTTGAATCTCATGTTCTAGGAATGTACCACAATTTTGAATCTATGAAAAGAAATAGTATCAACTTGTGGAGATAGATGGATGCTAAGTGGGTTAATGgttactgttttttaaatgcattatgtGATTTTAAGCATATGTTTGGTTCACATGTTTCAAAACACCATATTCAACCTACCTGTAAGTTTATGAACTAGTAAGGTTACAAATTAAAATCAGGAATATCTTAGGGTATGTCAGGTTTCAGGTTCTTTCAGAATGCAGATAGAAAATTTAAAGGGTCAGTCTCTCCAGATGAGAGAATATCTAGCCAGTTATCAGTGCTTTGTGCTAGAAATGGATTGATTGCATGTTCATTACTGTTTGATCTTACGTATTGCAGCTTGTGTAGGATGAGCAGTTTCTCAGAAAAAGTGTAATTGAAACAAGAAGCAAAATTACCGCTTTTCTAATTTAGGAGTATAATTCTGTGAACTAAATGCCTAAGAACTATATGCTTTTTAGAAATGGGTCCATAGACATAGATTGAGGAAAACCACATTCTAGTTTTCTTGGCTTACTCCTTATAGTATAGACTTAAAATGCTGTTAAATTGACTAATTTCAACAGAAATCTCAATATAAAATAGTCTTCCAGGCTCAAGTGatagcctatttttttttttcagtaagaaAAATTCAATGGACTTTTTTGTGGGGGAAGTTAAGAGCCATTCCTATGACATTTGTGAGGCGGTGTCTGCTTTGTGGGAATACTACTTTACACCTTGAGAAAAATTACTCTGTTGAAGACCTTTTTTCAAAATCGACATAAGCTGTATAACTGGTCTGACTCTTCAGGGCATTCTTACGTTTTAAAAATGAGATGGAATgttacttaaatttattttaacacgttgtaaaatatttatataatttcataAGAACCTTAAGGAAAAGCATTAACATTCACATTGTCGGTAAACCTTAAAATTTTGgccttaaaatgttaaatgtagcTGAATTAGGAAAACTAATGCTGTAGTTTTGTTAGGATAGTCATAATTTTTAATGTGTatataaagtctaaccatttttggTGTTATTTTGTACTTTATAATTCCCTACTCTTGCCATATAATCtatgtgggatttttttaaaaataccacttaaaaacatggataaaaaatttttattctaaaatatctcatattatttgtagtgaggtggatggacctagagtctgtcatacagagtgaagtaaatcagaaagagaaaaacaaatactgtattctaacgcatatatatggaataaaaaaaaatggtactgatgaacctagttgcagggcaggaataaagatgtagacatggagaatggacttgaggacacagggtgggagtgggaagctggggcgaagtgagagtagcattgacatgtatacactaccaaatgtccaatagctagtgggaagcagcagcatatagcacagggagatcagctcggtactttgcgacgacctagaggggtgggatagggagggtgggagggagacgcaagagggaggggatatggggacatatgtatgcatatggctgatttactttggtgtacaacagaaactaacagtattgtgaagcaattatagtcaaagatttattaaaaaataaaaataaaatatacgtGAAAAGCACTTGTATGAGGTGCTCTTAGCTGCCTGTCCATGGTCAAATATAACTGATACTGTAAGAGGTTTTGGTGACTGCACTTTTGTCCACCTTTTATCTACCTTGACTAAAAGGTGGTGTTTTTACATGAATATCTATCATGGAAAGTGGAACTACACTTAAGGAATAATTTTAAATGCTCTTAACTTTCCATTAACTCCACTGATATTAATTCAACATTAAAGGCTTTGAAGAGTAGGAGCCAGCCAAGTGTTAAGAGTTGCACCCTGCTTTACCCTTCTACCTCCTGGTCACCTCAGTGCTAACCAGCCCTTCAGCCATC from Eschrichtius robustus isolate mEscRob2 chromosome 9, mEscRob2.pri, whole genome shotgun sequence includes the following:
- the SRSF12 gene encoding serine/arginine-rich splicing factor 12 isoform X5, which gives rise to MKSKERHPCSPSDHRRSRSPSQRRTRSRSSSWGRNRRRSDSLKESRHRRFSYSQSKSRSKSLPRRSTSARQSRTPRRNSGSRGRSRSKSLQKRSKSIGKSQSSSPQKQTSSGTKSRSHGRHSDSIARSPCKSPKGFTNSETKAQTAKHSHFRSHSRSRSYRHKNSW
- the SRSF12 gene encoding serine/arginine-rich splicing factor 12 isoform X4 — its product is MGRNWGWPEDLRREFGRYGPIVDVYIPLDFYTRRPRGFAYVQFEDVRDAEDALYNLNRKWVCGRQIEIQFAQGDRKTPGQMKSKERHPCSPSDHRRSRSPSQRRTRSRSSSWGRNRRRSDSLKESRHRRFSYSQSKSRSKSLPRRSTSARQSRTPRRNSGSRGRSRSKSLQKRSKSIGKSQSSSPQKQTSSGTKSRSHGRHSDSIARSPCKSPKGFTNSETKAQTAKHSHFRSHSRSRSYRHKNSW